The Rhizosphaericola mali genome has a window encoding:
- a CDS encoding nucleotidyl transferase AbiEii/AbiGii toxin family protein, producing MPGYLHEREDFGELLQVIATERNIDPGLIEKDYWIMHVLYGMQKQGFDFELKGGTSLSKGYHVIHRFSEDIDIHIHPPKELGINENPNNHNKNNIAKRQTFYDQLAKSISIPGIIKVERDLAFDDAIAYRSGGIRLFYNNATEPATVLKEGILLEVGFDMVNPNRPVTISSWALDRASNTIGSKIIDNKAVDVLCYHPGYTLVEKLQTIAIKFRKEQESGIIEKNYMRQYYDVYCLLALPEVASFIGTEDYFKHKANRFPKQDFAIPINQNQAFLLEDKSLFQSLKSRYIKTQALYYEDQVPFENVLERIKKFANKL from the coding sequence ATGCCTGGCTACTTACATGAAAGAGAAGATTTCGGCGAACTTTTACAAGTAATTGCAACAGAAAGGAACATTGATCCAGGGTTGATCGAAAAAGATTATTGGATCATGCATGTATTATATGGTATGCAGAAACAAGGTTTCGACTTTGAATTAAAGGGCGGAACATCCTTGTCCAAGGGATACCATGTGATTCATCGTTTTTCGGAAGATATAGACATACATATTCATCCGCCTAAAGAATTGGGTATTAATGAGAATCCAAATAATCATAATAAAAACAATATTGCTAAACGTCAGACATTTTATGACCAATTAGCTAAATCAATATCTATTCCTGGTATCATAAAAGTAGAACGCGACTTAGCATTCGATGATGCAATAGCATATCGAAGCGGAGGCATTCGTCTTTTTTATAACAATGCGACAGAACCTGCTACGGTATTAAAAGAAGGTATTTTGTTAGAAGTGGGTTTTGATATGGTAAATCCTAATCGACCTGTTACAATCAGCTCTTGGGCATTAGACAGAGCATCAAATACAATCGGTAGCAAGATTATAGATAACAAGGCAGTGGATGTTTTATGTTATCATCCCGGATATACGCTCGTAGAAAAATTACAGACCATCGCCATCAAATTCAGGAAAGAACAAGAAAGCGGCATTATAGAAAAGAACTATATGCGCCAATACTATGACGTGTATTGTTTGTTGGCATTACCAGAGGTAGCTTCTTTTATTGGTACGGAAGATTATTTTAAACATAAAGCAAATAGATTTCCGAAACAAGATTTTGCTATACCGATAAACCAAAATCAAGCTTTTCTACTGGAAGATAAATCTTTATTTCAGTCATTAAAGTCTAGATATATAAAAACGCAAGCTCTATATTATGAGGACCAGGTTCCTTTTGAAAACGTGTTGGAAAGAATAAAGAAGTTTGCTAATAAACTATAG